A region of the Mytilus edulis chromosome 11, xbMytEdul2.2, whole genome shotgun sequence genome:
tattttcattaaaatatcgATAAAGAATTATTTCTGAGAGAAGAATTAATTAGGTATTTGCATTTTGCGAATTATGAAATGAATTCGTGTTGCATATGGTGATTTTCAACTGTCTTTGTGGCATTAATCCGCATATGATTTTCGTCAGGTGCAGATTCTGGATTTTTCAAAAAGTGGGGAAGGGGCCTGGTCCCATAACCCCCTTCCTAcattaatataaacatatttatttttactggTTTTCTTTCTGTTTAGTATTTAATAAACATGACATATTAAATGATGCAGTCAAACTTTTGATTAAATATCTTACCTCAATGACTCGGCCGAGTAAATTTCTACTGTCACCCTTCCCTCTATCAAACATAGGTATTGGTATGGCAACTGTTTGCCCAACTTCTGCCGTCCCTAGTTCCTTTTTGCTCCTGGCTATCATAGTGTTTGCCTGCTTCAGTTGACTGTCCATGGCTCCAGAACGATGTCGAACTCTGTTGGTATCAATTTTACAATTTGGACATACCACCTTTGAACCGTATCCCTCTTCACTTACAGTAGTACCACATATAACATGAATGTGTTTGTCACATTTAATACACATATGAGCTCCAGGTGTATCCTTTTCAAATACATAGCACTGTAACACATCCTGAAAAATAATTTCCATAAataataaggtaaaaaaaaatcattt
Encoded here:
- the LOC139496074 gene encoding uncharacterized protein, with protein sequence MEIIFQDVLQCYVFEKDTPGAHMCIKCDKHIHVICGTTVSEEGYGSKVVCPNCKIDTNRVRHRSGAMDSQLKQANTMIARSKKELGTAEVGQTVAIPIPMFDRGKGDSRNLLGRVIEVNDKGNAVVATRFGQLLGTFGTNEMGICKQNLILEEEINCETTLSVREAATHQ